Proteins co-encoded in one Nicotiana sylvestris chromosome 7, ASM39365v2, whole genome shotgun sequence genomic window:
- the LOC104233805 gene encoding abscisic acid receptor PYL4-like, with the protein MPPNPPKSSLLFQRINPTTTPTTSAGATTCNKLQRHTPIPCTAQVPDSVVKYHTQSVSPNQCCSAVIQRVSAPVSAVWSVIRRFDKPQAYKHFVKSCHVIVGDGDVGTLREVHVISGLPAARSTERLEILDEERHVISFSVVGGDHRLVNYRSVTTLHSDPSCNGSTSTSTIVVESYVVDIPHGNTKEETCVFVDTIVKCNLQSLAQIAVNLSRRNMA; encoded by the coding sequence ATGCCTCCAAATCCTCCAAAATCATCACTTTTATTCCAAAGAATCAACCCTACCACCACCCCTACAACTTCCGCCGGCGCCACCACTTGTAATAAACTACAAAGACATACACCAATACCATGTACCGCACAAGTACCGGATTCCGTCGTTAAATACCACACTCAATCCGTTAGCCCAAACCAGTGTTGCTCCGCCGTGATCCAGCGCGTCTCCGCCCCCGTCTCTGCCGTATGGTCCGTCATCCGCCGTTTCGATAAACCTCAAGCCTATAAACACTTCGTCAAGAGCTGTCACGTCATCGTTGGGGACGGCGACGTGGGCACCCTCCGCGAAGTGCATGTCATCTCGGGCCTTCCCGCTGCGAGAAGCACCGAGAGGCTCGAGATCCTTGACGAAGAGCGCCACGTCATCAGCTTCAGCGTTGTTGGTGGCGACCACCGCCTGGTAAATTACCGATCTGTAACCACCCTCCACTCCGATCCCTCTTGCAATGGAAGTACGAGCACTAGTACTATCGTCGTGGAATCGTACGTTGTTGATATACCACATGGGAATACTAAAGAAGAAACATGTGTTTTTGTGGACACTATTGTCAAATGTAACCTCCAATCCCTTGCCCAAATCGCTGTGAATTTGAGCAGACGAAACATGGCTTGA